ACCTTCAAGTCTTCGCCCGAGCGCGAGAAAGCCTTCGCGTAACCGTCGGCAGCCTCGTCCAGTGACATCGTGGTGGTGAAGATGCCGTCGACGTCCAAACGACCGGCCTGCAGCAGCGGGATCAGTTCCGGCCAGGTCTGCTGTACCGGGGCGGTGGTGAAGCGGATGGTCAGGCTGCGTAGCAGGCAGCCCAGCGCCGGCATCGGGTAGGGCTGTAGATCGTGCACACCGACGATGGACACCGTGCCGCCGGCGCGGGCGGCGTCGATAGCGTCGTTGATCGAGGCGTCCATGCCGACCGCGTCGATGACCGAGTCGACGCCGAGGCCGCCGGTGGCTTCCCGGATCGCCTGTGCTGAGGGCGGGGCGAACGTGACGGCTCCCGAGGCTTCGGCGCGCTCGCGTCGGGCCTCCACCGGGTCGACCGCGAAAACCTTTGCCGCACCGAGGGTGATGGCGCTGCGCAGCGCGCACATGCCGACCGCGCCAAGGCCGATCACTGCGACGGAGCCGCCGACCGGAATGTCGGCGCGTTTTGCCGCTGCCCAGCCGGTCGCCAGATTGTCGGTGAGTAGTAGGGCCTGCTCGGTGGTGATGCCGTCGGGCACCTTCAGCAGCTGGAAGTTCGCGGCAGGTACCGCCAGCAGCTCGGCCTGGGCGCCGCCGAGCAACCCGGTACCGAAGATCTGCGGCCCCTGCACGCAGCGGATCGGATCG
The window above is part of the Mycolicibacterium fortuitum subsp. fortuitum genome. Proteins encoded here:
- a CDS encoding alcohol dehydrogenase catalytic domain-containing protein — its product is MRAVVVDSAGKIHVESRPDPVLPGPDGAVVKVEAASICGSDLHFLEGHYPIVDPVSVGHEAVGTIIEIGPEVAGFGVGDRVLVSSVAGCGHCGGCATHDPIRCVQGPQIFGTGLLGGAQAELLAVPAANFQLLKVPDGITTEQALLLTDNLATGWAAAKRADIPVGGSVAVIGLGAVGMCALRSAITLGAAKVFAVDPVEARRERAEASGAVTFAPPSAQAIREATGGLGVDSVIDAVGMDASINDAIDAARAGGTVSIVGVHDLQPYPMPALGCLLRSLTIRFTTAPVQQTWPELIPLLQAGRLDVDGIFTTTMSLDEAADGYAKAFSRSGEDLKVQLKP